A region of the Pricia mediterranea genome:
AGGTACCAAAGGCATTCAGGCGTGGCAAAAACGACATTTGATCGGCCTTGTGCATTTGTTTATAGGCTTCGGTGGCCGAATGCATCGCCAAAATATCCTTTCGGTCTTCCGGCAAGTCCATCTTGGACAGGTCATGGTATGCTACCGCCAACGTATCGGAAGGCCTTAGGATTTGATAGCTGTCATCATCCATCAAAACGGACAGATAGTTGCTCGCGTTCAGAATATTGCTTTTGGCGTATCGTAGTTGGTTATCGATTTCGGTTACTCGCACCTCAACCGCCAATACGTCCGATTTTTGCAAATAGCCCTGTTCAAAACTGTTATCGGCAATACGTTTGTTTTCCAAGGCGGTCGCTTTGGCCTTCTTGAGGACTTCCACCGTCTTATAGGCGAGCTGCAAATGCATATAGGCTTTTGCGACCTCCAGTTCCAAATAATCCTGTTTTCGTTCGGATTGCAGTTCGGCGGCGTTCCACTTGGCCTTGGCGGCCTTCCGCTGAAATATACCGTCGAAATTTATAAGAGGTTGCTGTATTTCTACCCGGGTCGTGTAATCTTCGATCCGTCTTGGATCGTTCAAGAGGTCGGGATCAAAATCGGCCGTAGCCAAAATTTCTTGGTTCAATTTTGAACCGAAGGCCATTAAAGGATTGGTGGTGGCCATACCCGTGTGGGAAATGCTGATATTGGGCAGCAAGATGGCGTTGGTTTGATTGAAATCGCCTTTGGCGGCCAGCACATTCTGTTGCGCTATTTTTAAGGTAGTGTTGCTTTCGTTTGCCCGGGCCAAGACTTCCTCCTTGGTGATTAAGGTCTCTTGGGCATATTGCCAATAAAGGATGAAAAACAACAGCCATGTTAGTTTGAACTTCATTGTACCATTTCATTTAAAACAAAATTAGAATTGTAAAATGGGCCGTACAGCAACCAATGTTACCGAGGGGGGATTTTTCTGCGTTACCGAGGAGAATTTTAATCCTGAATGGGTCTCCAATAAATAAAAGGCACCAATTAAAAAGGCCTATCACCATTCTGGTAATAGGCTATTGCCGTTCTCATGCACCTTACCATGATATGTATCCCAAAATGATTTCACCCCCGATCGGGCTACTTCATCCTAGAAAGTTTTGCCGATAGCTCGGCTCATCTCTTGTTATACCTTGCTTTAATGTGGGGTGGGGATAAAAAAGGACTATAAATCATTCTTCCATCGCAACGGTGTAGAAGAGTTTTGCGCAGGTTCTGTAGAACTTGCAAGTAATTTTCTTCGAAAATAAGACGATATTGCGTTGCTATACCTTTACCTGTCTATCACTACGATCGGGAAATCCAATCTTTTTTGGTCG
Encoded here:
- a CDS encoding TolC family protein, with product MKFKLTWLLFFILYWQYAQETLITKEEVLARANESNTTLKIAQQNVLAAKGDFNQTNAILLPNISISHTGMATTNPLMAFGSKLNQEILATADFDPDLLNDPRRIEDYTTRVEIQQPLINFDGIFQRKAAKAKWNAAELQSERKQDYLELEVAKAYMHLQLAYKTVEVLKKAKATALENKRIADNSFEQGYLQKSDVLAVEVRVTEIDNQLRYAKSNILNASNYLSVLMDDDSYQILRPSDTLAVAYHDLSKMDLPEDRKDILAMHSATEAYKQMHKADQMSFLPRLNAFGTYELHDDEAFQGDAKGYLFGAELKWNLFEGSKRFGKVQKSKAEYNRSKLQLEHYKSESQLELNKANRGLKDAQNKLKLTKLALQQSQEALRIRANRFDQGLERTTDLLMAETQFSEKQLEYYNTVFQYNYALAYVRFLMKK